From the Maioricimonas rarisocia genome, one window contains:
- a CDS encoding DEAD/DEAH box helicase, with protein sequence MNGARKGESPMSHQEQEQSNVPFGDPESLQLHQLRLLEWLATTGSKRRADASAEDEQEPEPVPDRWQLTGSLAPYEWQKECVQAWFDANGRGTVKVVTGGGKTLLALSIAERVQNDLDDKLCVVIVVPTIVLMHQWYDAIREHGNIPLTAVGRLGGGYTDDLGDGRRILITVLASASRQLPRIVKRARAGRHLMLIADECHRTGAKEMSRIFKSDRRWSLGLSATPEREDDADSGYNDSLLGQELGPIIYEFNLADALREGLVPKFTINHYGLPMTPEERSRYETLSRSISDAMSTLKNHRESRSDGDFFSWARNVATRNKGEMGAVAMRFVSNTSKRRELLNRMESRHQSVERLIEQEFAVNADARIILFHESIDEVMDLYLRLREKGFPAIAEHSELPGSIRETGLDLFRRGVAQVIVSARSLIEGFNVPAVDVGIIVASSGSVRQRIQSLGRVLRRHRGPDGEEKTSCIHVLYAAETTEEHIYAKVDWDATTGVDRNRYYLWNAEDAPTEQEGPPRSPLPKDTDIEPESLEHGVVYPGEYEGTELTCDSQKNVTDADGRLARNTAELAELIMQAKGAAGRFRVTPQRLYVLIRVPGRDDWETRFVTRLAEPLEFAEPPKTSEPDVDPATWAEAAELGMQYPFRNIGISEKDLKFKKKGGGVVSKRIPGGEAFARAGDRASDAARGADARRVIDALLELHKQGRHVSKLYLNAANHVVFHEAGQTYFVCALEKGLEFPEGT encoded by the coding sequence ATGAATGGCGCCCGGAAGGGTGAATCACCAATGAGTCATCAGGAGCAGGAACAATCAAATGTCCCTTTCGGTGATCCGGAGTCGTTACAGCTCCACCAGTTGAGACTGCTGGAATGGCTGGCAACCACGGGCAGCAAGCGACGCGCGGACGCCTCCGCTGAGGACGAGCAGGAACCCGAACCTGTCCCGGACCGGTGGCAGCTGACTGGCAGCCTTGCCCCCTACGAGTGGCAAAAGGAGTGTGTGCAGGCCTGGTTCGACGCCAACGGCCGTGGAACGGTCAAGGTCGTCACGGGGGGGGGCAAGACGCTGCTGGCTCTGTCGATCGCCGAACGCGTGCAGAATGATCTCGACGACAAGCTCTGCGTGGTCATCGTTGTTCCCACCATTGTGCTCATGCATCAGTGGTACGATGCCATTCGCGAGCATGGCAACATCCCTCTGACCGCGGTTGGCAGACTGGGTGGCGGGTACACCGACGACCTCGGCGATGGCCGGCGCATCCTCATCACCGTTCTGGCGTCTGCATCGCGTCAGCTCCCGCGAATCGTCAAGAGGGCCCGGGCCGGTCGCCATCTGATGCTGATTGCCGACGAGTGCCACCGCACCGGTGCGAAGGAGATGTCGCGGATATTCAAATCAGACAGACGCTGGTCACTCGGACTTTCCGCGACGCCGGAACGTGAAGACGATGCGGATTCCGGCTACAACGACTCGTTGCTCGGGCAGGAACTCGGGCCGATCATCTACGAGTTCAACCTCGCGGACGCCCTGCGGGAAGGACTCGTCCCAAAGTTCACGATTAATCACTACGGTCTGCCGATGACGCCCGAAGAGCGGTCACGGTACGAGACGCTCTCACGGTCGATTTCAGACGCGATGTCGACGCTGAAGAATCATCGGGAATCGCGGTCGGACGGTGATTTCTTTTCGTGGGCTCGCAACGTCGCCACTCGGAACAAAGGCGAGATGGGCGCAGTCGCCATGCGGTTTGTGTCTAACACTTCGAAACGCCGCGAGCTGCTGAACCGAATGGAGTCCCGGCATCAGAGCGTCGAACGGCTCATTGAACAGGAATTTGCGGTCAACGCCGATGCGCGCATTATCCTGTTCCACGAGAGCATTGATGAGGTTATGGACCTCTACCTGCGGCTTCGCGAAAAAGGCTTCCCCGCCATTGCCGAACACAGCGAACTGCCGGGATCAATCCGCGAAACAGGACTCGACCTGTTCCGCCGCGGTGTGGCTCAGGTCATCGTGTCCGCTCGGTCTTTGATCGAGGGCTTCAACGTACCGGCCGTCGATGTGGGAATCATCGTGGCGTCATCCGGCTCAGTGCGGCAGAGGATTCAGAGCCTGGGACGTGTGCTGCGACGCCATCGCGGACCAGATGGTGAAGAAAAAACGTCGTGTATCCACGTGCTCTACGCTGCGGAGACCACCGAAGAGCACATTTACGCGAAGGTGGACTGGGATGCGACGACCGGCGTCGATCGCAACCGCTATTACCTGTGGAATGCTGAGGACGCTCCAACTGAACAGGAGGGCCCACCGCGGTCACCGCTCCCGAAAGACACGGACATCGAACCGGAGTCTCTCGAACATGGCGTGGTCTATCCCGGCGAATACGAGGGAACAGAACTCACTTGCGACTCACAGAAGAACGTCACCGATGCCGATGGCCGGCTCGCGCGAAATACTGCCGAACTGGCCGAGCTGATCATGCAAGCCAAGGGAGCGGCAGGTCGATTTCGAGTGACTCCCCAACGACTCTACGTCCTGATCCGCGTGCCGGGTCGAGACGACTGGGAAACACGCTTTGTCACTCGTCTCGCCGAACCGCTTGAGTTTGCTGAGCCGCCTAAGACTTCTGAGCCCGATGTCGATCCCGCGACGTGGGCAGAGGCTGCCGAACTCGGAATGCAGTACCCTTTCCGCAATATTGGCATCAGTGAAAAGGACTTGAAATTCAAGAAGAAAGGCGGTGGAGTAGTTAGCAAAAGAATTCCCGGCGGCGAGGCGTTTGCCCGAGCGGGAGATCGGGCCAGCGACGCGGCTAGGGGCGCTGATGCTCGCCGCGTCATTGACGCCCTGCTCGAGCTTCACAAGCAGGGACGGCATGTCAGCAAGCTGTATTTGAACGCAGCCAACCACGTGGTTTTCCACGAAGCCGGGCAAACGTATTTCGTCTGTGCCCTTGAGAAAGGGCTGGAATTTCCGGAAGGCACATAG